In Euwallacea fornicatus isolate EFF26 chromosome 2, ASM4011564v1, whole genome shotgun sequence, one genomic interval encodes:
- the mahj gene encoding protein mahjong isoform X1: MGDNSNQNVTNEVTTLIKTWEEEYSQLSYDPVPTLTKLAEILEVETENYLKMDPDPFDERHPSRTDPDCKLGQILKIIFRKDNFMSKLLNDYMRDTFYSRNNITDRDIDQLNIAACRLLLDLMPGLETSVVFQDVGNLIHRLIKWVTNSVEPLQSYATGILAAAMDIPEIAAKFREENSRLVPLLLQRLKRLKNSSEFAKNSAVSHRPFAHFASMTSPPYRGDGVIRINLHHLSNGVANVENNENDSGERSTEQTEESANTRKRRNPSLDHNFASPQSPGSEQNKPKCIRLDTDSIVNIPSPASSPHRNCQVFSETSNSNWAELETFMIGSIQMFPPTIATRQILILRYLTPIGEYQEFLSHVFHENTALDLILTYVNIRVTKEARLAFEALKYLAALLCHKKFSIEFLQRRGLEALLEVPRPSIAATGVSICLYYLGYCEEAMERVCLLPKYIITNLVKYALWLLECSHDSGKCQAIMFFGLTFQFKIILDEFDAQDGLRKLHNVISTLPILQTDHEMHLNEDQECASRQIVRHVCVAYRRYLEAHLYHKAEMIKRNLIRPNERPSAPVLPALPAYKACKLSPEEIQQNIELLLQNMPFRSHWVPVDQLLKLGDITLILKIIALAFEWNYGGRGETIRSALEVLAIACIMPKVVLLLCEKVDLPEERLTVGFSIILGAAEGEVVYDPDVQKAALRVIVNSVCAPINRVGGNVSRFSQGNVNSPSRKIKFKSSEDLIQKVWDCVRSNSGILVLIQLMNCKTPITDADSIRTLACESLAGLARCETVRQIVSKLPLFTSGELQNLMRDPILQEKRQEHVAFQKYALELLGRLSGHRANGLELSPANIHRIHKANVVAQTKIQFSDRQLLQLMHQHLISKGFINTAGVLVKEACLGNSIMPLSAQHPNKFRYISNLTPVRTPHWNPPTPTRSILNSSDTVPSTSTSPATIRIIKRSSSIGQSSPTMNSRLQKPWSNEMPVVRQLLPPDESHDQPPVTLDSIVTEYLTNQHAVCKNPITTCPQFNLFVRHKCPDPKPKLMTVNNFVMRNARRQFGYQSKTMDMRLVHSRFCPVQMIRPSTEEVFFTQAKYLPGTNSVIVGDSCGDVRIFDRVSGNEEHTFSAHDNFISYVEPNRRGDLVLTCSTWGEPISALWSLKDFEIKLPFHDEDMVEFSKLSQDKVIATKGEVAMIYDVNTGQNILRLAPQLSNLYTKNKATFSWNDELVLTDGVLFDVNSGKVINRLDKLNQTQNGVFHPNGMEIISNTEVWDMRTETKTLHLLKTVPALDQCAIIFSPINSVLYAVAVEQDLDASDSSYATSFKTIDSTDYSSIATIEVKKNIYDLSINCYDSQIVLVENHGVMYNTMQESVVRFYDVGRRKDDEDEQDDEEDEDDDMDNDNSDDDGSDGGGRVIINLGASDNNDDNNDNGDSDDSSWTTTSSGSDTSGDIGDILFEY, from the exons ATGGGCGATAACAGTAACCAGAATGTTACGAACGAGGTAACCACCTTAATAAAGACATGGGAGGAAGAATATTCGCAACTGAGTTACGATCCTGTCCCTACACTTACCAA GTTGGCTGAGATATTGGAAGTGGAAActgaaaattacttaaaaatggaCCCAGACCCATTTGATGAAAGACATCCTTCTAGAACTGATCCAGATTGcaaattaggccaaattttaaaaattatattccgTAAAGACAATTTTATGAGCAAG CTTTTAAATGACTACATGAGGGATACTTTCTACAGCCGAAACAACATCACTGACAGAGATATTGATCAGCTTAACATAGCTGCATGTCGTTTATTGTTAGACCTTATGCCTGGATTAGAAACTTCTGTGGTATTTCAA GATGTAGGAAACTTGATACATAGGTTAATAAAATGGGTGACAAACTCTGTAGAACCTCTTCAAAGCTATGCAACAGGAATTTTAGCTGCCGCAATGGATATTCCCGAAATTGCAGCTAAGTTTAGAGAGGAAAATAGTCGCTTAGTGCCCCTGCTTTTGCAGAGATTAAAGCGACTTAAAAACTCGTCtgaatttgctaaaaattctGCAGTCTCACATAGACCATTTGCACATTTTGCCTCAATGACCTCCCCTCCTTACCGAGGTGATGGAGTGATCCGAATAAACTTACATCATCTAA GTAATGGTGTTGCAAATGtggaaaataacgaaaatgaTTCTGGCGAACGAAGTACTGAG CAAACTGAGGAGAGCGCAAATACACGCAAAAGAAGAAACCCTAGTTTAGATCACAATTTTGCAAGTCCCCAg TCCCCAGGCAGTGAACAAAATAAGCCAAAATGCATTCGCTTGGACACAGATTCCATTGTAAACATCCCATCCCCAGCCTCTAGCCCCCACCGCAACTGTCAAGTTTTCTCAGAGACCAGCAACTCCAATTGGGCCGAACTTGAAACCTTCATGATAGGCAGCATCCAGATGTTTCCGCCCACAATCGCCACCAGGCAAATACTCATTCTGCGGTATTTGACCCCAATTGGAGAATACCAAGAGTTCCTAAGCCATGTTTTTCACGAAAACACCGCCCTAGATTTGATTCTCACTTACGTGAACATACGAGTTACTAAAGAAGCCCGGCTCGCCTTTGAAGCCTTAAAATATCTGGCCGCCTTATTGTGCCACAAGAAGTTTTCCATTGAATTCCTACAAAGAAGGGGATTGGAGGCTTTGTTGGAAGTGCCTAGACCGTCCATTGCTGCCACTGGAGTTTCCAtatgtttatattatttgGGATATTGTGAGGAGGCAATGGAGAGGGTCTGTTTACTTCCCAAGTATATTATCACCAATTTGGTTAAGTACGCCTTATGGTTGTTGGAGTGTTCACATGATTCTGGAAAGTGCCAAGCGATCATGTTCTTTGGACTTACatttcaattcaaaatcaTCTTGGATGAGTTTGATGCACAGGACGGTTTGAGGAAGCTTCACAATGTT atATCCACACTGCCAATTTTGCAAACTGATCATGAAATGCATTTGAACGAAGACCAAGAATGCGCCTCGCGGCAAATTGTACGACACGTGTGCGTGGCTTACCGGCGATACTTGGAAGCTCATCTTTACCATAAGGCGGAGATGATCAAAAGAAACCTCATCAGACCTAATGAGCGGCCCAGTGCCCCGGTATTGCCTGCTTTGCCGGCCTATAAG GCTTGCAAGCTCTCTCCTGAAGAGATCCAACAAAACATTGAGCTTCTCCTCCAAAACATGCCATTTCGAAGTCACTGGGTACCTGTAGACCAACTTCTCAAGCTTGGAGACATTaccttaattttgaaaataatcgcTTTAGCCTTTGAATGGAATTATGGTGGCCGTGGTGAAACCATCCGTTCCGCTTTGGAAGTCCTGGCAATTGCCTGTATAATGCCCAAAGTTGTGTTGTTATTGTGCGAGAAAGTAGACCTTCCCGAAGAACGTTTAACAGTTGGATTTAGCATCATATTAGGTGCCGCTGAAGGAGAAGTAGTTTATGATCCGGATGTGCAAAAAGCCGCTTTAAGGGTGATTGTAAATTCAGTGTGTGCCCCAATTAATCGGGTGGGAGGTAACGTTTCTAGATTCTCCCAGGGAAATGTAAACTCTCCTAgtaggaaaattaaatttaaaagttctgAGGATTTGATTCAAAAAGTGTGGGACTGCGTGAGATCCAATAGCGGAATATTGGTTTTAATTCAATTGATGAATTGCAAAACTCCCATTACAGACGCAGATTCTATAAGAACGTTAGCTTGTGAAAGTTTAGCGGGGCTGGCCAGGTGCGAAACTGTGAGACAAATAGTGTCAAAGCTTCCATTATTTACTAGCGGTGAGCTGCAAAATCTTATGAGGGATCCGATTTTACAAGAGAAGCGACAAGAACATGTTGCTTTTCAGAAATATGCCTTGGAGTTGTTGGGTAGACTTTCTGGGCATAGAGCAAATGGCTTAGAATTATCTCCTGCGAATATCCATAGAATTCACAAAGCGAATGTAGTGGCCCAAACAAAGATCCAGTTCAGCGACAGGCAGCTACTTCAGTTGATGCACCAACATTTAATCAGTAAAGGATTTATTAACACTGCTGGTGTTCTAGTCAAAGAGGCCTGCTTAGGAAATTCTATAATGCCCCTTTCGGCGCAACATCCTAATAAATTCCGCTACATATCTAATTTAACTCCTGTGAGAACCCCTCATTGGAATCCTCCAACGCCTACAAGATCTATTCTAAATTCATCAGACACGGTGCCGAGCACTAGTACTAGTCCTGCTACTATTAGGATTATAAAAAGGTCTTCTTCAATTGGTCAAAGTTCTCCAACGATGAACTCCCGCCTTCAGAAGCCTTGGAGTAATGAAATGCCTGTGGTGAGACAGCTATTGCCCCCTGACGAAAGCCACGATCAACCTCCCGTGACCTTAGATTCTATTGTAACCGAGTACTTAACAAACCAACATGCAGTGTGTAAAAATCCAATAACAACGTGTCCTCAGTTTAATTTATTCGTCCGCCATAAGTGTCCGGATCCCAAGCCCAAGTTGATGACAGTGAACAATTTCGTAATGAGAAACGCGCGAAGGCAATTTGGGTATCAATCTAAGACCATGGATATGCGTTTAGTTCATTCGAGGTTTTGTCCAGTGCAGATGATTAGACCCTCCACTGAGGAAGTGTTTTTCACTCAGGCAAAATATTTGCCTGGAACGAACTCAGTTATAGTTGGAGATTCCTGTGGAGACGTAAGGATTTTTGACAGAGTGAGTGGGAATGAGGAACATACATTTAGTGCACATGATAATTTCATATCATATGTGGAGCCAAATAGAAGGGGAGATTTGGTGCTGACGTGTTCCACATGGGGAGAGCCTATTTCGGCACTATGGAGTCTTaaggattttgaaataaa gctTCCATTCCACGACGAGGACATGGTAGAATTTAGTAAACTATCCCAGGACAAAGTCATTGCAACTAAAGGGGAAGTGGCAAtg ATCTACGATGTAAACACAGGCCAAAATATCCTGAGACTTGCTCCTCAACTCAGCAATCTATATACCAAAAACAAAGCCACATTCAGTTGGAATGATGAGCTGGTTTTAACAGACGGCGTCCTTTTTGACGTCAATTCAGGCAAAGTCATCAATCGCCTTGATAAACTGAACCAAACCCAGAACGGAGTGTTCCATCCCAATGGAATGGAGATCATTTCCAATACTGAAGTTTGGGATATGAGAACGGAAACCAAGACCTTACATCTCTTGAAAACAGTTCCTGCCTTAGACCAATGtgcaataatattttctcCTATTAATAGTGTCTTGTATGCAGTGGCCGTAGAGCAGGACTTGGACGCTAGTGATTCGAGTTATGCTACCAGTTTCAAGACTATTGATTCTACTGATTATTCCAGCATTG CCACAATTgaagttaagaaaaatatttatgatttgTCAATAAATTGCTACGACAGCCAAATTGTCTTAGTGGAGAATCACGGAGTTATGTATAACACCATGCAGGAGTCCGTGGTTAGATTTTATGATGTGGGCAGGAGGAAGGATGATGAGGATGAGCAG GATGATGAGGAAGATGAAGACGACGACATGGACAATGATAATAGCGACGATGATGGTTCTGATGGTGGTG GTCGTGTCATCATAAATTTGGGCGCCAGCGACAACAACGACGACAATAACGATAATGGCGACAGTGATGATTCGTCGTGGACCACAACGTCATCAGGATCGGACACCTCAGGGGATATCGGGGATATTTTGTTTGAATACTAA
- the mahj gene encoding protein mahjong isoform X2 has protein sequence MEDLNTQSAVTEASGLIKTWDEQHSQPDYNAVPVLTRLAEILEVETENYLKMDPDPFDERHPSRTDPDCKLGQILKIIFRKDNFMSKLLNDYMRDTFYSRNNITDRDIDQLNIAACRLLLDLMPGLETSVVFQDVGNLIHRLIKWVTNSVEPLQSYATGILAAAMDIPEIAAKFREENSRLVPLLLQRLKRLKNSSEFAKNSAVSHRPFAHFASMTSPPYRGDGVIRINLHHLSNGVANVENNENDSGERSTEQTEESANTRKRRNPSLDHNFASPQSPGSEQNKPKCIRLDTDSIVNIPSPASSPHRNCQVFSETSNSNWAELETFMIGSIQMFPPTIATRQILILRYLTPIGEYQEFLSHVFHENTALDLILTYVNIRVTKEARLAFEALKYLAALLCHKKFSIEFLQRRGLEALLEVPRPSIAATGVSICLYYLGYCEEAMERVCLLPKYIITNLVKYALWLLECSHDSGKCQAIMFFGLTFQFKIILDEFDAQDGLRKLHNVISTLPILQTDHEMHLNEDQECASRQIVRHVCVAYRRYLEAHLYHKAEMIKRNLIRPNERPSAPVLPALPAYKACKLSPEEIQQNIELLLQNMPFRSHWVPVDQLLKLGDITLILKIIALAFEWNYGGRGETIRSALEVLAIACIMPKVVLLLCEKVDLPEERLTVGFSIILGAAEGEVVYDPDVQKAALRVIVNSVCAPINRVGGNVSRFSQGNVNSPSRKIKFKSSEDLIQKVWDCVRSNSGILVLIQLMNCKTPITDADSIRTLACESLAGLARCETVRQIVSKLPLFTSGELQNLMRDPILQEKRQEHVAFQKYALELLGRLSGHRANGLELSPANIHRIHKANVVAQTKIQFSDRQLLQLMHQHLISKGFINTAGVLVKEACLGNSIMPLSAQHPNKFRYISNLTPVRTPHWNPPTPTRSILNSSDTVPSTSTSPATIRIIKRSSSIGQSSPTMNSRLQKPWSNEMPVVRQLLPPDESHDQPPVTLDSIVTEYLTNQHAVCKNPITTCPQFNLFVRHKCPDPKPKLMTVNNFVMRNARRQFGYQSKTMDMRLVHSRFCPVQMIRPSTEEVFFTQAKYLPGTNSVIVGDSCGDVRIFDRVSGNEEHTFSAHDNFISYVEPNRRGDLVLTCSTWGEPISALWSLKDFEIKLPFHDEDMVEFSKLSQDKVIATKGEVAMIYDVNTGQNILRLAPQLSNLYTKNKATFSWNDELVLTDGVLFDVNSGKVINRLDKLNQTQNGVFHPNGMEIISNTEVWDMRTETKTLHLLKTVPALDQCAIIFSPINSVLYAVAVEQDLDASDSSYATSFKTIDSTDYSSIATIEVKKNIYDLSINCYDSQIVLVENHGVMYNTMQESVVRFYDVGRRKDDEDEQDDEEDEDDDMDNDNSDDDGSDGGGRVIINLGASDNNDDNNDNGDSDDSSWTTTSSGSDTSGDIGDILFEY, from the exons ATGGAAGATTTAAACACTCAAAGCGCCGTAACCGAGGCGTCTGGCTTAATTAAAACCTGGGATGAACAACATTCTCAGCCTGATTATAATGCAGTGCCTGTTCTTACTAG GTTGGCTGAGATATTGGAAGTGGAAActgaaaattacttaaaaatggaCCCAGACCCATTTGATGAAAGACATCCTTCTAGAACTGATCCAGATTGcaaattaggccaaattttaaaaattatattccgTAAAGACAATTTTATGAGCAAG CTTTTAAATGACTACATGAGGGATACTTTCTACAGCCGAAACAACATCACTGACAGAGATATTGATCAGCTTAACATAGCTGCATGTCGTTTATTGTTAGACCTTATGCCTGGATTAGAAACTTCTGTGGTATTTCAA GATGTAGGAAACTTGATACATAGGTTAATAAAATGGGTGACAAACTCTGTAGAACCTCTTCAAAGCTATGCAACAGGAATTTTAGCTGCCGCAATGGATATTCCCGAAATTGCAGCTAAGTTTAGAGAGGAAAATAGTCGCTTAGTGCCCCTGCTTTTGCAGAGATTAAAGCGACTTAAAAACTCGTCtgaatttgctaaaaattctGCAGTCTCACATAGACCATTTGCACATTTTGCCTCAATGACCTCCCCTCCTTACCGAGGTGATGGAGTGATCCGAATAAACTTACATCATCTAA GTAATGGTGTTGCAAATGtggaaaataacgaaaatgaTTCTGGCGAACGAAGTACTGAG CAAACTGAGGAGAGCGCAAATACACGCAAAAGAAGAAACCCTAGTTTAGATCACAATTTTGCAAGTCCCCAg TCCCCAGGCAGTGAACAAAATAAGCCAAAATGCATTCGCTTGGACACAGATTCCATTGTAAACATCCCATCCCCAGCCTCTAGCCCCCACCGCAACTGTCAAGTTTTCTCAGAGACCAGCAACTCCAATTGGGCCGAACTTGAAACCTTCATGATAGGCAGCATCCAGATGTTTCCGCCCACAATCGCCACCAGGCAAATACTCATTCTGCGGTATTTGACCCCAATTGGAGAATACCAAGAGTTCCTAAGCCATGTTTTTCACGAAAACACCGCCCTAGATTTGATTCTCACTTACGTGAACATACGAGTTACTAAAGAAGCCCGGCTCGCCTTTGAAGCCTTAAAATATCTGGCCGCCTTATTGTGCCACAAGAAGTTTTCCATTGAATTCCTACAAAGAAGGGGATTGGAGGCTTTGTTGGAAGTGCCTAGACCGTCCATTGCTGCCACTGGAGTTTCCAtatgtttatattatttgGGATATTGTGAGGAGGCAATGGAGAGGGTCTGTTTACTTCCCAAGTATATTATCACCAATTTGGTTAAGTACGCCTTATGGTTGTTGGAGTGTTCACATGATTCTGGAAAGTGCCAAGCGATCATGTTCTTTGGACTTACatttcaattcaaaatcaTCTTGGATGAGTTTGATGCACAGGACGGTTTGAGGAAGCTTCACAATGTT atATCCACACTGCCAATTTTGCAAACTGATCATGAAATGCATTTGAACGAAGACCAAGAATGCGCCTCGCGGCAAATTGTACGACACGTGTGCGTGGCTTACCGGCGATACTTGGAAGCTCATCTTTACCATAAGGCGGAGATGATCAAAAGAAACCTCATCAGACCTAATGAGCGGCCCAGTGCCCCGGTATTGCCTGCTTTGCCGGCCTATAAG GCTTGCAAGCTCTCTCCTGAAGAGATCCAACAAAACATTGAGCTTCTCCTCCAAAACATGCCATTTCGAAGTCACTGGGTACCTGTAGACCAACTTCTCAAGCTTGGAGACATTaccttaattttgaaaataatcgcTTTAGCCTTTGAATGGAATTATGGTGGCCGTGGTGAAACCATCCGTTCCGCTTTGGAAGTCCTGGCAATTGCCTGTATAATGCCCAAAGTTGTGTTGTTATTGTGCGAGAAAGTAGACCTTCCCGAAGAACGTTTAACAGTTGGATTTAGCATCATATTAGGTGCCGCTGAAGGAGAAGTAGTTTATGATCCGGATGTGCAAAAAGCCGCTTTAAGGGTGATTGTAAATTCAGTGTGTGCCCCAATTAATCGGGTGGGAGGTAACGTTTCTAGATTCTCCCAGGGAAATGTAAACTCTCCTAgtaggaaaattaaatttaaaagttctgAGGATTTGATTCAAAAAGTGTGGGACTGCGTGAGATCCAATAGCGGAATATTGGTTTTAATTCAATTGATGAATTGCAAAACTCCCATTACAGACGCAGATTCTATAAGAACGTTAGCTTGTGAAAGTTTAGCGGGGCTGGCCAGGTGCGAAACTGTGAGACAAATAGTGTCAAAGCTTCCATTATTTACTAGCGGTGAGCTGCAAAATCTTATGAGGGATCCGATTTTACAAGAGAAGCGACAAGAACATGTTGCTTTTCAGAAATATGCCTTGGAGTTGTTGGGTAGACTTTCTGGGCATAGAGCAAATGGCTTAGAATTATCTCCTGCGAATATCCATAGAATTCACAAAGCGAATGTAGTGGCCCAAACAAAGATCCAGTTCAGCGACAGGCAGCTACTTCAGTTGATGCACCAACATTTAATCAGTAAAGGATTTATTAACACTGCTGGTGTTCTAGTCAAAGAGGCCTGCTTAGGAAATTCTATAATGCCCCTTTCGGCGCAACATCCTAATAAATTCCGCTACATATCTAATTTAACTCCTGTGAGAACCCCTCATTGGAATCCTCCAACGCCTACAAGATCTATTCTAAATTCATCAGACACGGTGCCGAGCACTAGTACTAGTCCTGCTACTATTAGGATTATAAAAAGGTCTTCTTCAATTGGTCAAAGTTCTCCAACGATGAACTCCCGCCTTCAGAAGCCTTGGAGTAATGAAATGCCTGTGGTGAGACAGCTATTGCCCCCTGACGAAAGCCACGATCAACCTCCCGTGACCTTAGATTCTATTGTAACCGAGTACTTAACAAACCAACATGCAGTGTGTAAAAATCCAATAACAACGTGTCCTCAGTTTAATTTATTCGTCCGCCATAAGTGTCCGGATCCCAAGCCCAAGTTGATGACAGTGAACAATTTCGTAATGAGAAACGCGCGAAGGCAATTTGGGTATCAATCTAAGACCATGGATATGCGTTTAGTTCATTCGAGGTTTTGTCCAGTGCAGATGATTAGACCCTCCACTGAGGAAGTGTTTTTCACTCAGGCAAAATATTTGCCTGGAACGAACTCAGTTATAGTTGGAGATTCCTGTGGAGACGTAAGGATTTTTGACAGAGTGAGTGGGAATGAGGAACATACATTTAGTGCACATGATAATTTCATATCATATGTGGAGCCAAATAGAAGGGGAGATTTGGTGCTGACGTGTTCCACATGGGGAGAGCCTATTTCGGCACTATGGAGTCTTaaggattttgaaataaa gctTCCATTCCACGACGAGGACATGGTAGAATTTAGTAAACTATCCCAGGACAAAGTCATTGCAACTAAAGGGGAAGTGGCAAtg ATCTACGATGTAAACACAGGCCAAAATATCCTGAGACTTGCTCCTCAACTCAGCAATCTATATACCAAAAACAAAGCCACATTCAGTTGGAATGATGAGCTGGTTTTAACAGACGGCGTCCTTTTTGACGTCAATTCAGGCAAAGTCATCAATCGCCTTGATAAACTGAACCAAACCCAGAACGGAGTGTTCCATCCCAATGGAATGGAGATCATTTCCAATACTGAAGTTTGGGATATGAGAACGGAAACCAAGACCTTACATCTCTTGAAAACAGTTCCTGCCTTAGACCAATGtgcaataatattttctcCTATTAATAGTGTCTTGTATGCAGTGGCCGTAGAGCAGGACTTGGACGCTAGTGATTCGAGTTATGCTACCAGTTTCAAGACTATTGATTCTACTGATTATTCCAGCATTG CCACAATTgaagttaagaaaaatatttatgatttgTCAATAAATTGCTACGACAGCCAAATTGTCTTAGTGGAGAATCACGGAGTTATGTATAACACCATGCAGGAGTCCGTGGTTAGATTTTATGATGTGGGCAGGAGGAAGGATGATGAGGATGAGCAG GATGATGAGGAAGATGAAGACGACGACATGGACAATGATAATAGCGACGATGATGGTTCTGATGGTGGTG GTCGTGTCATCATAAATTTGGGCGCCAGCGACAACAACGACGACAATAACGATAATGGCGACAGTGATGATTCGTCGTGGACCACAACGTCATCAGGATCGGACACCTCAGGGGATATCGGGGATATTTTGTTTGAATACTAA